Proteins encoded by one window of Salmonirosea aquatica:
- a CDS encoding ATP-dependent Clp protease adaptor ClpS: MQTHIETDVEVLEETVETEVRTLVVFNDEVNTFDWVIDTLIKVCNHTPEQAEQCTLIIHFKGKCSVKEGEFDSLVPMRNEICHRGISAEIC, from the coding sequence ATGCAAACCCATATAGAAACCGACGTAGAAGTTTTGGAAGAAACCGTGGAAACGGAAGTGCGGACGCTCGTTGTGTTCAACGATGAAGTCAATACATTTGACTGGGTCATCGATACCCTGATTAAAGTGTGCAACCATACGCCTGAACAAGCTGAACAATGTACCCTGATTATCCATTTTAAGGGAAAGTGTTCTGTGAAGGAAGGGGAATTCGATTCGCTGGTGCCGATGCGTAATGAAATCTGCCACCGGGGCATATCCGCCGAGATCTGTTAA
- the recR gene encoding recombination mediator RecR yields MNYPSQLIENAVNEISKLPGIGKKTALRLTLHLLKREEQQTRSLSEALVAMRTQSQFCRRCHNISDGELCNICKSPKREASLLCVVVDTRDVLAIENTSQFNGTYHVLGGIISPLEGIGPADLHIDSLLARIVDEEIREVILALSPTMEGDTTAFYLQKKLKPLGVKISTIARGIPIGGDLEYADEVTLGRSIVSRVAYD; encoded by the coding sequence ATGAATTATCCTTCACAACTGATTGAAAATGCCGTCAACGAAATTTCAAAACTGCCTGGCATTGGAAAAAAAACCGCCCTGCGGCTGACCCTTCACCTGCTCAAACGGGAAGAACAGCAAACCCGCTCGCTATCGGAAGCATTGGTTGCCATGCGCACCCAGTCTCAGTTTTGCAGGCGGTGCCACAATATCTCAGACGGTGAACTTTGTAACATTTGTAAAAGTCCAAAACGAGAAGCCTCGCTGCTGTGCGTGGTGGTGGATACCCGCGACGTACTAGCCATTGAAAATACCAGCCAATTTAACGGCACCTACCACGTGCTGGGTGGGATTATCTCACCCCTGGAAGGTATTGGACCGGCCGACTTACACATCGACTCCCTGCTGGCCCGTATCGTCGATGAGGAAATCCGGGAGGTGATTCTGGCGCTGAGTCCCACGATGGAAGGGGATACTACTGCTTTTTATTTACAAAAGAAATTGAAACCCCTGGGGGTGAAGATCAGTACCATCGCGCGGGGAATTCCTATTGGCGGTGACCTTGAGTATGCCGATGAGGTAACTCTGGGGCGAAGTATCGTGAGCCGGGTGGCTTACGATTAA
- a CDS encoding superoxide dismutase has translation MNRIEFLRSLAGTTLAVGALATNSACQTSSKEGAEMMAPYSQEPLPYDFGALEPSIDKMTMEIHYGKHHAGYVSKLNDAVKGTEYEKMALTDIFKNMGNAPDAVRNNGGGHWNHTFFWKAMAPGKGGTPTGAVADAINGQFGSFDGFKEAFGKEAAGRFGSGWAWLVAQDGKLALGSTPNQDNPLMSISDFKGTPLLGLDVWEHAYYLKYQNKRADYVGAFWDIVNWDRVGELMSNSKA, from the coding sequence ATGAACCGTATTGAGTTTTTGCGCTCGCTGGCGGGCACTACCCTGGCCGTAGGAGCGCTGGCCACTAACTCGGCCTGCCAGACGTCTTCCAAGGAAGGAGCCGAAATGATGGCCCCCTATTCCCAGGAGCCCCTACCCTATGACTTTGGGGCCTTGGAGCCCTCCATCGACAAAATGACGATGGAAATCCATTATGGAAAGCACCATGCAGGCTACGTGAGTAAACTCAATGACGCAGTGAAGGGAACGGAGTACGAGAAAATGGCACTCACTGATATTTTCAAAAATATGGGCAACGCCCCTGATGCTGTCCGTAATAATGGCGGTGGCCACTGGAACCACACTTTCTTTTGGAAAGCTATGGCACCCGGCAAAGGGGGTACCCCAACCGGAGCCGTAGCGGATGCTATCAACGGGCAGTTTGGTTCATTCGATGGTTTTAAGGAAGCTTTCGGGAAAGAAGCAGCCGGGCGTTTTGGCTCGGGATGGGCATGGCTGGTCGCGCAGGATGGGAAACTGGCCTTAGGCTCTACCCCTAATCAGGACAACCCACTCATGAGTATTTCTGATTTTAAAGGTACCCCGCTGCTGGGCCTCGACGTGTGGGAACACGCCTACTACCTTAAGTACCAAAATAAGCGCGCCGACTACGTAGGTGCCTTCTGGGATATTGTGAACTGGGATCGGGTAGGTGAGCTGATGAGTAATTCTAAGGCGTAA
- a CDS encoding tetratricopeptide repeat protein produces MKSFIASWIFIALCIGSVSQSVAQRSAAEFFEDGNAKARAGDFAGAMQSYSAVITMNPDHAPSYFNRGLAKANLKDHRGAILDYDRAIEINGKEALYYQSRGVSKSMQDDHRAAIQDYTRAIELNPDDAKSYYNRGVSRAKTENQRGALQDYNKAITVDPNDVPALYARGACKQKLEDYAGSLADFSRVIELSPKRAGAFAGRGYAEIKLNDYKGAIADYTKAIEISPEEAPSYSYRGFAKAKVDDYAGAVADYNRALQLNPDDFEAYYGRGFAKSKLNDQKSAIQDLTRAVEISNSYTADPKKIVYMGPINRDVLDRLRSAVQERIKIKELSSERAEAYFIRGMSKSKSGDSKGAILDMNSAIDLNPTYSEAYFSRGLVRSSTGDQMGAILDCSSAIKLRPDYSEAFYVRGLIKHSLGDVNGGCLDLSKAGELGYTPAYKVISDYCN; encoded by the coding sequence ATGAAAAGTTTTATTGCATCCTGGATTTTTATTGCCCTCTGTATTGGTTCCGTAAGTCAGTCGGTAGCTCAGCGTTCGGCGGCCGAATTTTTCGAAGACGGCAATGCCAAAGCCCGGGCCGGAGATTTTGCCGGTGCCATGCAATCATACAGTGCCGTCATTACCATGAACCCTGACCATGCTCCTAGCTACTTCAACCGTGGGCTGGCCAAAGCCAATCTCAAAGACCATCGGGGGGCCATTCTGGATTATGACCGCGCCATCGAAATCAACGGCAAAGAAGCCTTGTATTATCAGAGCCGGGGCGTGAGTAAAAGCATGCAAGATGACCATCGTGCTGCCATACAGGACTATACACGTGCCATTGAGTTGAATCCAGACGATGCGAAGTCCTACTATAACCGGGGAGTAAGCCGGGCCAAAACTGAAAACCAGCGGGGGGCCCTACAAGACTATAATAAAGCTATTACGGTTGATCCTAACGATGTGCCGGCGCTATACGCCCGGGGAGCCTGCAAGCAAAAACTGGAAGACTATGCGGGATCATTAGCTGATTTTTCGCGGGTCATTGAACTGAGCCCCAAAAGGGCTGGTGCTTTTGCAGGCCGCGGCTACGCAGAAATCAAACTAAATGATTATAAAGGAGCCATCGCTGACTATACAAAAGCTATTGAAATCAGCCCGGAAGAAGCACCCTCGTATAGCTACCGGGGTTTTGCCAAAGCCAAAGTTGATGATTATGCCGGAGCCGTGGCCGACTATAACCGGGCCTTACAGTTAAATCCGGATGATTTTGAAGCGTATTATGGTCGTGGATTTGCCAAAAGCAAGCTCAACGATCAAAAAAGTGCCATTCAGGATCTGACCCGGGCGGTGGAAATCAGTAACTCCTATACGGCCGACCCCAAGAAAATTGTGTACATGGGCCCCATCAACCGTGATGTACTCGACCGGTTGCGTTCGGCTGTGCAGGAACGTATCAAAATAAAGGAATTGTCATCTGAGCGAGCAGAGGCATATTTTATCCGTGGCATGAGCAAGAGTAAGAGTGGCGATAGCAAGGGGGCCATTCTGGATATGAACAGCGCTATTGATTTGAACCCGACTTATTCCGAAGCCTATTTTTCACGGGGACTGGTTCGTTCATCTACAGGCGATCAGATGGGTGCCATTCTGGATTGCAGCAGCGCCATAAAATTACGCCCGGATTACTCGGAAGCTTTCTACGTGCGTGGACTCATCAAGCATAGTCTGGGCGATGTGAATGGCGGCTGCCTCGACCTGAGTAAAGCGGGTGAGCTGGGCTACACGCCGGCCTATAAGGTAATCAGCGATTACTGTAATTAA
- a CDS encoding TlpA family protein disulfide reductase, which yields MKPSQKYIVIFATIFVAIIALYKVFKESPADQNNDVANSETSASTEQNPISPYLALSDMKGNTVVMDSSKLVFVNVWATWCGPCNAEMPSIQALYRRYKDHPKMAFYVVSDENPSTVHNFLQKKDYELPFYLFNGAYPPVLDGSAIPRTYMLRHGQVLAEQVGAINWNDPQVFEFIDKQLAL from the coding sequence ATGAAACCAAGTCAGAAATATATCGTCATTTTTGCCACTATTTTCGTAGCGATCATAGCGCTCTATAAAGTTTTCAAGGAATCACCTGCCGACCAGAATAATGATGTGGCTAATTCAGAAACGTCCGCGTCCACTGAGCAGAATCCAATCTCACCCTACCTTGCTCTCAGCGATATGAAAGGTAATACGGTAGTGATGGACTCGTCGAAGCTCGTTTTTGTCAATGTGTGGGCCACTTGGTGCGGCCCCTGCAACGCAGAAATGCCCAGTATTCAGGCACTCTATCGACGTTATAAGGATCATCCCAAAATGGCCTTTTACGTAGTATCGGATGAAAACCCCTCCACGGTACACAATTTTTTGCAAAAGAAGGATTATGAGCTTCCGTTCTATTTGTTCAATGGGGCCTACCCGCCCGTTCTGGACGGAAGCGCTATTCCCCGAACCTATATGCTCCGTCATGGCCAGGTACTTGCCGAGCAAGTAGGGGCCATTAACTGGAACGATCCGCAAGTCTTCGAGTTTATTGACAAACAGCTAGCTCTGTAA
- a CDS encoding ABC transporter substrate-binding protein, which yields MAQFTDQMGLPLQLNDCPQRIVSLVPSQTELLLDLGLNDTVVGITRYCLHPKPKIQGKAIIGGTKTPDLALIRKLQPDLILGNKEENRREDIEALRAEFPVWMSDINSLADATAMVREIGRLVCKETSADWLAERIEERFETLAGELASRPLRKKAAYLIWRKPWMVAGGGTFIDAMLSQAGLDNVFAGQPRYPECAEETLKASLPELILLPSEPFPFKEGHLAEIQALCPDAQVLLVNGELFSWYGTRLLRTPAYLRSLVTSASVQP from the coding sequence ATGGCTCAGTTTACCGATCAGATGGGTTTACCGCTTCAGCTTAACGACTGTCCCCAACGGATCGTATCGCTGGTACCTTCCCAAACCGAGCTGCTCCTTGATCTGGGTTTGAATGATACAGTCGTGGGCATCACGCGCTACTGCCTTCACCCAAAACCAAAAATTCAGGGCAAGGCGATCATAGGCGGAACCAAGACTCCTGACCTGGCGCTGATTCGTAAGCTGCAACCCGACCTAATTCTTGGAAATAAAGAAGAAAACCGGCGCGAAGATATTGAAGCCCTACGAGCGGAATTCCCTGTCTGGATGTCGGATATCAATTCGCTGGCCGACGCAACAGCAATGGTCCGGGAAATAGGCCGTCTTGTGTGTAAGGAAACCTCTGCCGACTGGCTGGCCGAACGGATCGAGGAGCGATTTGAAACCTTAGCCGGCGAATTGGCTTCCCGACCACTCCGCAAAAAAGCAGCTTATCTGATCTGGCGGAAACCGTGGATGGTAGCTGGAGGGGGTACCTTCATTGACGCTATGCTTAGTCAGGCAGGGCTTGATAATGTGTTTGCTGGGCAGCCCCGCTATCCCGAGTGTGCAGAGGAAACCCTGAAGGCTTCTCTGCCGGAGCTTATTCTGCTCCCGTCAGAACCTTTTCCCTTCAAAGAGGGGCATCTGGCCGAGATTCAGGCTCTGTGTCCTGATGCCCAAGTTCTTCTGGTAAACGGGGAGTTATTCAGTTGGTATGGCACCCGCCTGCTACGAACTCCTGCCTACCTCCGTTCCCTAGTGACCTCCGCATCGGTGCAGCCATAA
- a CDS encoding ion channel → MMKFLAFLHVNKYEVLLVSLIQHLFIGVFLKDLEFYTKVIWPINIFIVGLASVGIFVRKVPWKIILRNVLFIVVLALPIALPFFGHMPYFMLTLNIAYVIFFSFIFREIITFLIRPGYINKDIISAAACGYFLLLEISVFLMQVFLYQNFGALNGIDDSSKASVFMDLVYFCSITMTSIGFGDITPNAYYTKLITSFLGIVGQFYSVVLVGILISKFTSRSKPE, encoded by the coding sequence ATGATGAAGTTTCTTGCCTTCCTGCACGTCAACAAGTACGAAGTTCTCCTCGTTTCCCTAATCCAACATTTATTCATTGGAGTGTTTCTGAAAGACCTGGAATTTTATACGAAGGTGATCTGGCCCATCAACATTTTCATAGTAGGGTTGGCAAGCGTGGGCATTTTTGTAAGAAAGGTACCCTGGAAAATAATCCTTCGGAACGTCCTCTTTATTGTAGTTTTAGCCTTGCCCATTGCTCTACCTTTTTTTGGGCATATGCCTTATTTTATGTTGACGCTCAATATCGCGTACGTCATTTTTTTCTCATTCATCTTTCGAGAAATCATCACTTTCCTGATCCGGCCGGGCTATATTAATAAGGACATAATTTCGGCCGCGGCCTGTGGGTACTTTTTGCTTCTGGAAATAAGTGTGTTCCTGATGCAGGTGTTTTTATACCAGAATTTCGGTGCTCTCAATGGAATTGATGATTCGAGCAAAGCCTCCGTGTTTATGGATCTGGTGTATTTTTGCAGTATCACCATGACCAGCATTGGTTTCGGGGATATTACACCCAACGCTTATTACACCAAACTGATTACCTCTTTTTTGGGGATTGTAGGCCAGTTTTATTCCGTAGTATTGGTGGGAATTCTGATCAGCAAATTTACTTCCCGATCAAAACCTGAGTGA
- a CDS encoding ion transporter, with protein MNQEPSPEQNWRHKLYVIIYEADTRAGKRFDVILLWLIVLSVVLVMLESVEEINTRYHAVFNLAEWGITVLFTVEYVARIITVRKPLGYIFSFYGLIDLLSTIPKYLSLFLVGTQVLVVFRSLRLLRVFRILKLHQYVGESQKLMNALRASRTKISVFLFAILIICVVLGTIMYLVEDRESGFTSIPKSIYWAIVTLTTVGYGDIAPQTISGQFIASFIMILGYAIIAIPTGIVTSEMTRDREDNEVFDTQSCPNCSADRHPPRAVFCYRCGTRLNP; from the coding sequence ATGAATCAGGAACCTTCACCCGAGCAGAACTGGCGGCACAAACTCTACGTGATCATTTACGAAGCAGACACCCGGGCAGGCAAGCGGTTCGACGTGATCCTGTTGTGGCTGATCGTGCTGAGTGTAGTATTGGTGATGCTCGAAAGTGTCGAGGAGATCAACACCCGGTACCATGCCGTCTTTAATCTGGCCGAATGGGGCATAACCGTTCTGTTCACCGTAGAATACGTGGCCCGGATCATTACCGTACGAAAGCCACTGGGGTACATTTTTAGTTTTTATGGCCTGATCGATCTTTTGTCTACCATTCCCAAATACCTCTCTCTGTTTCTGGTCGGGACGCAGGTATTAGTGGTTTTCAGGTCGCTGCGCCTGCTGCGGGTCTTCCGCATTCTCAAGCTGCATCAGTACGTAGGAGAGTCGCAGAAACTCATGAACGCCCTGCGGGCTAGTCGTACCAAAATATCCGTTTTCCTATTTGCCATTCTGATAATCTGCGTCGTGCTGGGTACGATCATGTACCTGGTCGAGGATCGGGAGAGTGGATTCACAAGCATCCCGAAAAGCATTTACTGGGCCATTGTCACACTGACCACGGTAGGATATGGCGACATTGCCCCTCAGACGATCTCGGGACAGTTTATCGCCAGCTTCATCATGATTCTGGGCTACGCCATTATCGCCATCCCCACGGGGATCGTCACCAGTGAAATGACCAGAGATAGGGAGGATAACGAAGTTTTTGACACCCAAAGCTGTCCTAACTGTTCGGCCGACCGGCATCCGCCTCGGGCGGTCTTTTGCTATCGGTGCGGTACCCGGTTGAATCCATGA
- a CDS encoding DUF1761 domain-containing protein, translating into MNSAKINFVAILVAAAVTFLLGALWYIAFQTTWMKLTGLTEAKVVEGGGALASYIISFVTYLLGALALALLFKSMNISTWETGMTAGALIGALIVGGNIFTNNAYEMKPMGLSVLNAGFSAISFATMGAILGGWRRKR; encoded by the coding sequence ATGAATTCTGCAAAAATCAACTTTGTGGCGATCCTAGTGGCCGCAGCAGTCACCTTCCTATTGGGTGCCCTCTGGTACATTGCTTTCCAAACTACCTGGATGAAACTGACCGGGCTGACCGAAGCAAAGGTAGTGGAAGGCGGCGGGGCTCTGGCTTCATACATTATCAGTTTTGTTACCTACCTGCTGGGTGCCCTGGCCCTGGCTCTCCTATTCAAATCCATGAACATCAGTACCTGGGAAACCGGCATGACCGCCGGAGCACTGATTGGTGCCCTGATCGTAGGTGGCAATATTTTCACCAATAATGCTTATGAAATGAAGCCCATGGGCTTATCCGTTCTGAATGCCGGATTCAGCGCCATTAGCTTCGCCACCATGGGAGCGATTCTGGGCGGTTGGCGGAGAAAAAGATAA
- a CDS encoding dioxygenase family protein, with protein sequence MKVPFFSFLLLAVFISCESRSQQQKSSASPKELIGGGCDGCEIMYIGMPIRMNSTDTSVGWRGTRTKLLVTGTVYQVDGRTPAPNVIVYYWQTDDQGYYSKNSMLTGEAVRHGARRGWMQTGADGKYALYTNRPAPYPGRDIPAHIHLSIKEPNLPNEYYVDELVFDDDPLLTTAKRKALENRGGSGVLRPREENGIQVARHDIILGLHIPHYLATTSANKRTGLSIGEESPSFTPYHAWGPDKGSKACPVCKYGRNYGILYFVGATESWDNFKKWLVLLEKLSGEKRDQLKVYLVCEAGGTPEKTQRQLEQVGRELDIQNLALTFVPDFGDQESDVYLNKLDAKAVNTFIVYNSRVIIDTYTNLRPIDFGILTRKIP encoded by the coding sequence ATGAAAGTACCTTTTTTTAGTTTTCTGCTTCTAGCCGTTTTTATTTCCTGCGAGAGCCGTAGTCAGCAACAAAAAAGCTCCGCCTCCCCGAAGGAACTTATAGGTGGTGGCTGCGATGGTTGCGAGATCATGTACATCGGGATGCCCATCCGGATGAATTCCACCGATACCAGTGTGGGTTGGCGAGGTACCCGTACCAAACTACTTGTAACAGGTACCGTCTACCAGGTCGATGGTCGCACCCCTGCTCCCAACGTGATCGTTTATTATTGGCAAACCGACGATCAAGGGTACTATTCCAAAAATAGCATGCTTACCGGCGAAGCGGTCCGGCATGGCGCGCGCCGGGGTTGGATGCAGACCGGAGCCGACGGAAAATATGCCCTTTACACCAATCGTCCGGCCCCGTACCCGGGTCGTGATATTCCAGCCCATATTCATCTGTCTATCAAGGAACCCAACCTGCCCAATGAATACTACGTGGACGAACTGGTTTTTGATGATGATCCGCTCTTGACCACCGCCAAAAGGAAAGCTTTGGAAAACCGGGGCGGAAGTGGGGTACTACGACCTCGTGAAGAAAACGGAATCCAGGTAGCGCGGCATGACATTATCCTGGGATTGCACATACCCCACTACCTGGCCACGACTTCCGCAAATAAAAGGACGGGACTCTCCATCGGGGAAGAGAGTCCCTCGTTCACCCCCTATCATGCGTGGGGGCCCGATAAAGGTTCCAAGGCGTGCCCGGTGTGCAAGTATGGCCGTAACTACGGAATTCTGTATTTTGTTGGGGCGACTGAATCTTGGGATAATTTCAAAAAATGGCTAGTACTACTGGAAAAGCTGAGTGGTGAAAAACGGGATCAGCTAAAGGTGTACCTGGTATGCGAAGCGGGTGGAACGCCGGAGAAAACCCAGCGTCAACTTGAACAGGTAGGTCGTGAATTGGACATACAGAATCTCGCACTCACTTTTGTGCCTGACTTTGGAGATCAGGAAAGTGATGTCTATCTTAACAAGTTAGATGCCAAAGCAGTGAACACGTTCATTGTGTACAACAGCCGGGTCATTATCGATACCTACACGAACCTAAGACCCATCGACTTCGGTATCCTGACCAGGAAAATACCTTAA
- a CDS encoding LytR/AlgR family response regulator transcription factor: protein MKITAFTFQHRPARIILPVFWLGVAVLATGQDALFAFLKDTSFYWSESLLYKVYWLLFIPLTVFIGLVARRFPVERLLARNLLTHALLAVSTSLIQILLFSALMAVLSEVVLGYPFPFQGVLRKSLAEDFFTGIVMYCLLLLLTSRFTEKHPHQLPPVGVGNQSNQDSGVEYLSVFLVKDGAKTLRLAVESIDWIGSEDSYTVLHRGSQKWLYSESLTRLENQLNPDDFIRIHRSCIVNIHRVRQATSRLTGDYDVYLDNGATVRLSRHYVKAARGRLI from the coding sequence ATGAAAATCACCGCCTTCACTTTCCAGCATCGACCAGCCCGTATCATTCTTCCAGTATTCTGGCTGGGTGTGGCCGTTCTGGCTACCGGACAGGACGCGCTTTTCGCTTTTCTCAAAGACACCTCTTTCTACTGGAGCGAAAGTTTACTGTACAAAGTCTACTGGTTGCTGTTTATTCCGCTGACAGTTTTTATCGGCTTAGTCGCTAGGCGATTTCCGGTCGAGCGCCTGCTTGCCCGGAATCTGTTGACCCACGCGCTGCTGGCTGTTTCGACAAGTCTGATTCAAATCCTGCTATTTTCGGCATTGATGGCGGTTTTAAGTGAAGTTGTACTAGGGTATCCCTTCCCCTTTCAAGGCGTATTGCGCAAATCCCTTGCCGAAGATTTTTTCACCGGGATCGTAATGTACTGTCTGTTGCTGCTACTGACCAGCCGTTTCACAGAAAAGCACCCCCACCAGCTGCCGCCAGTAGGGGTAGGTAATCAGTCAAATCAAGATAGTGGGGTTGAATATTTGAGCGTTTTTTTGGTCAAAGACGGAGCCAAAACCCTACGCCTGGCAGTCGAAAGCATCGACTGGATCGGCTCGGAAGATTCCTACACCGTACTACACCGGGGGAGCCAAAAGTGGTTGTATTCCGAAAGCCTCACCAGGCTGGAAAATCAGTTGAATCCCGATGACTTTATCCGTATTCATCGCTCGTGCATCGTGAATATCCATCGGGTGCGGCAGGCTACTTCCCGGCTCACGGGCGACTACGATGTGTATCTGGATAACGGTGCTACGGTACGGCTCAGCCGTCATTATGTCAAAGCAGCCAGGGGGCGACTGATCTGA